Proteins from a genomic interval of Anas platyrhynchos isolate ZD024472 breed Pekin duck chromosome 4, IASCAAS_PekinDuck_T2T, whole genome shotgun sequence:
- the FGB gene encoding fibrinogen beta chain, translated as MKLLLLLLLCVPFIKSQASTDYDDEDESTVPEARGHRPLDKRRETAPTLRPVAPPISGTGYQPRPRKPDKQGSKKERIIYPDAGGCKHPLEELGVLCPTGCELQTALVKQEKIVTSVIRDLKDKVTKFSDTSTTFYQYVNMIDDKLIKTQKQRKDNDILLSEYNTEVELHYNYIKDNLDNNIPSSLRVLRAVTETLYKKIQKLENAIATQTDYCRSPCVASCNIPVVTGKECEDIFRKGGETSEMYLIQPDPFVRPYRVYCDMETDDGGWTLIQNRQDGSVNFGRAWDEYKKGFGNVAKSGGKNYCDTPGEYWLGNDKISQLTKIGPTKVLIEMEDWNGDKVSARYGGFTIHNEGNKYQLSVSNYGGNAGNALMEGASTLYGENRTMTIHNGMFFSTYDRDNDGWLTTDSRKQCSKEDGGGWWYNRCHAANPNGRYYWGGSYSWDMAKHGTDDGIVWMNWKGSWYSMKKISMKIKPYFPD; from the exons ATGAAGCTGCTCCTGTTGCTCCTGCTCTGTGTTCCTTTCATTAAATCCCAGGCTTCTACTGATTACGATGATGAG GACGAAAGCACTGTACCTGAGGCTCGAGGCCACCGACCCCTAGACAAAAGGCGAGAAACGGCCCCCACGCTCAGACCCGTGGCACCTCCCATCTCTGGAACTGGGTACCAGCCCCGGCCACGAAAGCCGGATAAGCAGGGCAGCAAGAAGGAACGTATCATCTATCCTGATGCTGGTGGCTGCAAGCATCCTCTCGAGGAGCTG ggagtaCTCTGTCCAACTGGATGTGAACTGCAAACTGCACTggtaaaacaagaaaagattGTGACATCAGTTATTCGTGATCTAAAAGACAAAGTGACCAAATTTTCTGATACTTCTACAACTTTCTATCAATATGTGAATATGATAGATGATAAACTGATAAagacacagaaacaaagaaaag ACAATGATATTTTACTTTCTGAGTATAACACAGAAGTGGAATTGcattataattatataaaggATAATCTGGACAATAACATCCCATCAAGCCTCAGGGTCCTTCGTGCAGTCACGGAAACTTTATACAAAAAGATCCAGAAACTGGAAAATGCCATTGCAACCCAAACAGACTACTGCCGTTCCCCATGCGTTGCTTCCTGTAATATTCCGGTGGTTACAGGCAAAG AATGTGAGGATATTTTCAGAAAGGGAGGTGAAACATCTGAAATGTACCTCATCCAACCAGATCCTTTCGTCAGACCATACAGAGTATACTGTGACATGGAAACAGATGATGGAG GCTGGACTTTGATTCAGAACCGCCAGGATGGCAGTGTTAATTTTGGAAGAGCGTGGGATGAATATAAAAAAGGATTTGGAAATGTTGCAAAGAGTGGAGGGAAGAACTACTGTGATACACCAG GTGAATATTGGCTTGGAAATGACAAAATCAGCCAACTTACCAAGATAGGGCCCACTAAAGTTTTAATTGAAATGGAAGATTGGAATGGTGATAAAGTATCAGCTCGCTATGGAGGTTTCACCATACATAATGAAGGAAACAAGTACCAGCTTTCAGTTAGTAACTACGGAGGCAATGCAGGCAATGCTCTGATGGAAGGAGCTTCAACGTTGTATGGAGAAAACAGGACAATGACAATTCACAATGGCATGTTCTTCAGTACTTACGACAGAGACAATGATGGATG GTTAACTACAGATTCAAGAAAACAGTGCTCCAAAGAAGATGGTGGTGGATGGTGGTACAATCGTTGCCATGCAGCCAACCCCAATGGCAGATACTACTGGGGAGGGTCCTACAGCTGGGATATGGCAAAACATGGTACAGATGATGGTATTGTATGGATGAACTGGAAAGGGTCATGGTATTCAATGAAGAAGATTAGCATGAAAATCAAGCCATACTTCCCAGATTAA
- the PLRG1 gene encoding pleiotropic regulator 1, whose product MVEEVQKHSVHTLVFRSLKRTHDMFVADNAKPIPLDDESHKVKMAVKLRTEYGSVLHMPTLKENMREKGGPATGDPYGHKQYSGNQGQELEYMITGTHPYPSGPGVALTADTKIQRMPSESAAQSLAVALPASQTRLDANRTAAGVGEIYRHAGISERSQPPGMSVAMMEAGGNKNSALVAKKAPTMPKPQWHPPWKLYRVISGHLGWVRCIAVEPGNQWFVTGSADRTIKIWDLASGKLKLSLTGHISTVRGVIVSARSPYLFSCGEDKQVKCWDLEYNKVIRHYHGHLSAVYGLDLHPTIDVLVTCSRDSTARIWDVRTKASVHTLSGHTNAVATVKCQAAEPQIITGSHDTTIRLWDLVAGKTRVTLTNHKKSVRAVILHPRHYTFASGSPDNIKQWKFPDGNFIQNLSGHNAIINTLAVNSDGVLVSGADNGTMHLWDWRTGYNFQRVHAAVQPGSLDSESGIFACVFDQSESRLLTAEADKTIKVYKEDDTATEETHPVSWKPEIIKRKRF is encoded by the exons ATGGTGGAG gaAGTCCAGAAGCATTCTGTGCACACGCTTGTGTTCCGGTCTTTGAAGAGGACCCATGACATGTTTGTAGCTGATAATGCCAAACCTATACCATTGGATGATGAAAG CCACAAAGTAAAGATGGCAGTCAAACTGCGTACAGAGTATGGCTCAGTGTTGCACATGCCTACTCTTAAAGAAAACATGAGGGAGAAAGGAGGCCCAGCCACTGGGGATCCTTATGGACATAAACAGTATTCTGGAAATCAAG GACAGGAACTTGAATATATGATAACAGGTACACATCCATATCCATCTGGGCCTG GTGTGGCTCTGACAGCAGACACCAAGATCCAGAGGATGCCTAGTGAATCTGCAGCTCAGTCCTTAGCTGTAGCACTTCCTGCTTCTCAGACCAG GCTGGATGCAAATCGGACAGCTGCCGGTGTGGGTGAGATCTACAGGCATGCTGGAATATCTGAGCGTTCACAGCCTCCTGGGATGTCAGTG GCTATGATGGAAGCTGGTGGAAACAAAAATTCTGCGTTAGTGGCCAAGAAGGCTCCAACCATGCCCAAACCTCAGTGGCATCCACCTTGGAAGCTGTACAGA gTTATCAGTGGTCACTTGGGCTGGGTGAGATGTATTGCAGTAGAACCAGGAAATCAGTGGTTTGTTACTGGCTCTGCTGACAGAACTATAAAG ATTTGGGACCTTGCTAGCGGCAAATTGAAATTGTCTTTGACGGGGCACATCAGTACTGTACGAGGAGTGATAGTGAGTGCAAGAAGTCCATACCTCTTTTCTTGTGGAGAAGACAAACAGGTGAAATGCTGGGATCTTGAATACAATAAG GTTATCAGGCATTACCATGGTCACCTAAGTGCTGTCTATGGTTTAGACTTGCACCCAACAATAGATGTACTGGTAACATGTAGCAGAGATTCAACAGCACGA ATCTGGGATGTGAGGACAAAAGCCAGCGTGCACACATTATCAGGACACACAAATGCTGTAGCGACAGTGAAGTGCCAAGCTGCAGAACCACAAATTATTACAG GCAGTCATGATACTACCATACGACTCTGGGATTTAGTGGCAGGAAAAACTCGTGTTACTTTGACAAATCATAAGAAATCTGTAAGAGCAGTAATACTACATCCAAGACA ttacaCATTTGCATCTGGTTCTCCAGATAATATTAAGCAATGGAAATTCCCAGATGGAAACTTCATTCAGAACCTCTCTGGTCACAATGCTATTATCAACACACTTGCTGTAAATTCAGACGGAGTTCTGGTATCAGGAG CTGATAATGGTACAATGCATCTTTGGGACTGGAGAACTGGATATAACTTCCAGAGGGTGCATGCAGCTGTACAGCCAGGCTCCTTGGACAGTGAATCAGGAATATTTGCTTGTGTATTTGATCAGTCAGAAAGCAGATTGCTAACGGCTGAAGCTGATAAAACCATAAAAGTATACAAAGAAGATGATACTGCG aCTGAGGAAACTCATCCTGTCAGTTGGAAACCAGAAATTATCAAGAGAAAACGATTTTAA